A DNA window from Barnesiella intestinihominis YIT 11860 contains the following coding sequences:
- a CDS encoding DUF3854 domain-containing protein — MKKYNKFDIDRVKSAADIRDFIPGLSGRGATQYCECPECHKSGRNKGLCVTHKTNMDIAKCFSCGFTINGAIDAVQYYDKVEFIDALQIVASRYNILLETEMEKRQRAIDRSREKVKQSFCLSQLEASGLTVKDVTAKVRLDDKSGEIYLPAFQRGGMDKYFNINKNDDEMLIYYYDLWGNPVQYATRGAAGSLKPYVRIRWSNPSLHLDKDGREIKYQTPKGAPTKFYIPQYIRERFLSETHIETLIVQEGEKKAEKACKHGIASIGIQGIYNIGNAETGLIQDLQYLVQKCTIKNVVLLMDSDWDHLHREIQIGDHVDQRPNQFAKAVIKFKQYVQTMHNIGVSVDIFFGHINDTPSHDKGIDDLLCNTLKGREEVLRKEIDTVMHTHDGKGQFLDIHKITSKTDFQIKDFWLLNDRDGFFERHKEELLQIPNFRFAKINYRIEDGKLVQASRYSSERDFWVIGANDKGKKTVDFDYIEALQFISANGFYRIHTSDLEVDQYKFVRIDDGVVHLSGPTEIRDFVYYYALQTCKDRDVITMLASRLGSLLGPDKLERITKIDDNFDNFEPHIQRMYYRNGQIQITSRGIEFGDLLGQVWSDKVIRRKFKRVPVIDKIEYDPAAGFSVFPTEEGKACEFFRFICNTSNFWNIPGHTPTDQEEREFQQHVVNKITSIGFLMCDYKYQTELKAVIAMDGQMGEVAQSNGRTGKSLVGAALAKILDQTAIDGRNTKNDDDYIYSNVTPRTRNIFIDDVKVNFDFERFFFAVTGDLAVNPKTKARFIIPNEKSPKFYITTNHAINANNRSALERITYMAFSDWYNDNHRPIDDFGHQFFADWDEDQWNLFDNFMAECCMFYFKSMAESWYRTGQGAVPPPMRDIKMRTLKQQMGEAFVQWAETYFDESANNLNERIPRKTMYDAYHSSFPDSKFGVTPSNFRTKVVLYCDFKGYHFNVSRPNKSGISFRDWIEDHPGEAFVGEADKSGGVEYFGVFSLDFAKKQPF; from the coding sequence ATGAAAAAATACAACAAATTCGATATTGATAGGGTGAAATCGGCGGCAGATATTCGCGACTTTATACCAGGACTTTCTGGGCGCGGAGCAACCCAATATTGCGAGTGCCCCGAGTGCCATAAGTCGGGACGGAACAAGGGGCTTTGTGTCACGCATAAAACCAATATGGATATTGCGAAATGCTTCTCGTGCGGGTTCACTATAAATGGAGCTATCGATGCCGTTCAATATTATGATAAGGTTGAGTTCATAGACGCCCTGCAAATTGTTGCCTCGAGATACAATATCCTTCTCGAAACAGAGATGGAGAAACGGCAGCGGGCTATCGACCGAAGCCGAGAGAAAGTAAAGCAGTCGTTTTGTCTCTCTCAACTGGAAGCCAGTGGTCTTACGGTGAAAGATGTCACCGCAAAAGTTCGCCTCGACGATAAGAGTGGGGAAATCTATCTGCCGGCATTCCAGCGAGGCGGTATGGATAAGTATTTCAACATCAACAAGAACGATGATGAAATGCTCATTTACTATTATGACCTTTGGGGGAATCCTGTTCAATATGCCACGCGAGGGGCCGCCGGCAGTCTCAAACCATACGTCAGGATCCGGTGGTCGAATCCATCGTTACATCTCGATAAAGATGGCCGGGAGATAAAGTACCAAACACCCAAGGGGGCCCCGACCAAGTTTTACATTCCTCAGTACATTAGAGAGCGATTCCTCTCCGAGACGCATATAGAGACGCTCATCGTCCAGGAAGGGGAGAAAAAAGCCGAAAAGGCATGCAAACATGGTATCGCTTCTATCGGCATTCAAGGAATTTACAATATCGGGAATGCCGAGACAGGGCTAATTCAGGATCTTCAGTACCTGGTCCAAAAATGCACGATAAAGAATGTCGTTCTGTTGATGGATAGCGACTGGGATCACCTCCACCGCGAGATTCAGATAGGTGACCATGTCGACCAGCGGCCGAATCAGTTCGCCAAGGCCGTCATCAAATTCAAGCAGTACGTTCAGACAATGCACAATATCGGGGTGTCGGTTGACATCTTCTTCGGTCATATCAATGACACACCCTCACACGACAAAGGCATCGACGATTTACTTTGCAATACCCTCAAAGGGAGAGAGGAGGTCCTTCGGAAGGAGATAGACACCGTTATGCACACCCATGACGGTAAAGGCCAATTTCTTGACATACATAAAATCACATCGAAAACCGATTTCCAAATCAAGGACTTTTGGCTGTTGAACGATAGAGATGGATTTTTTGAGCGTCATAAGGAGGAGCTCTTGCAAATCCCTAATTTCCGTTTTGCCAAGATAAATTACCGAATTGAGGACGGTAAACTTGTCCAGGCATCGCGCTATTCGAGTGAGAGAGACTTCTGGGTCATCGGGGCAAATGATAAGGGAAAGAAAACGGTCGATTTCGATTACATCGAAGCCTTACAGTTCATTTCAGCTAATGGCTTCTACCGCATTCATACTTCCGACTTGGAGGTCGATCAATATAAGTTTGTTCGCATCGACGACGGAGTCGTCCATCTGTCAGGGCCAACCGAAATTCGCGATTTCGTGTACTATTACGCGTTACAAACTTGTAAGGATCGCGACGTAATTACGATGTTGGCCTCACGGCTCGGTTCTCTTCTGGGGCCTGATAAGCTCGAGCGAATAACGAAGATAGACGATAACTTCGATAATTTCGAGCCTCATATCCAAAGAATGTATTACCGCAACGGCCAAATTCAGATTACCTCGCGAGGAATTGAATTTGGCGATCTCCTGGGGCAGGTTTGGAGCGACAAAGTAATCCGGCGAAAGTTCAAGCGGGTTCCCGTTATTGATAAAATCGAATATGACCCGGCTGCCGGCTTTTCCGTTTTCCCGACAGAAGAGGGGAAAGCCTGTGAGTTTTTCCGATTCATCTGTAATACTTCCAATTTTTGGAACATACCAGGACACACACCTACCGACCAGGAGGAGCGGGAATTTCAGCAGCATGTCGTCAACAAGATTACATCTATCGGCTTTCTCATGTGCGACTACAAATATCAGACCGAGTTGAAGGCGGTTATCGCGATGGACGGCCAGATGGGAGAGGTTGCCCAGTCAAACGGACGAACCGGTAAGTCGCTGGTTGGAGCGGCTCTCGCAAAAATACTCGATCAGACAGCTATCGACGGGCGAAATACCAAAAACGACGACGATTACATCTATTCGAATGTGACACCGAGAACCCGAAACATCTTCATCGATGATGTCAAGGTGAATTTTGATTTCGAGCGATTCTTCTTTGCCGTTACCGGCGACCTCGCGGTCAATCCAAAGACCAAGGCTCGGTTCATCATACCCAACGAAAAATCGCCCAAATTCTACATCACTACGAACCACGCCATAAATGCGAACAATCGCTCGGCTCTCGAGCGCATTACCTATATGGCCTTTTCCGACTGGTACAACGACAACCACCGGCCCATCGATGATTTCGGACACCAATTCTTTGCCGATTGGGACGAGGACCAGTGGAATCTTTTCGATAATTTCATGGCCGAGTGTTGTATGTTCTATTTCAAATCCATGGCCGAGAGTTGGTATCGAACAGGGCAAGGGGCAGTTCCGCCGCCGATGCGCGACATCAAGATGAGAACCCTCAAACAGCAAATGGGTGAGGCCTTCGTTCAGTGGGCAGAGACCTATTTCGACGAGTCGGCGAATAATCTCAATGAAAGGATTCCTCGTAAAACCATGTACGACGCTTATCATAGCTCTTTCCCCGACAGCAAATTCGGGGTTACTCCCTCCAATTTCCGCACGAAGGTTGTGCTCTATTGTGATTTCAAAGGATATCACTTCAACGTTTCGCGGCCGAACAAATCCGGCATCTCGTTCCGCGATTGGATCGAAGATCACCCTGGAGAAGCGTTTGTCGGAGAGGCCGATAAGTCGGGCGGGGTAGAGTATTTCGGCGTGTTTAGCCTTGATTTTGCAAAGAAACAACCATTTTAA
- a CDS encoding Clp protease ClpP — protein sequence MAKKFDLKLKGYVGGYDFDSNYVEYILEKSESKEVNVLIDSLGGSVASAFSICEAFRRHGNVKVHYVGMNASAATIASLGAKHISIATSGMYLVHKCSTVIAKWASLNADQLRQLIEEYDKQKKDMEKIDLNIAAMYADKCKKDKQALLDLMKVGGWLTAQEALDWGFVDEICDLPGDVTPKVTAQVIEDLSEAGIPLPFSVQERNDSRVDKIFSLFASFFRSNTQHQQSSVTMNKKFQSIIGCLEIEAIEESDGKFHLSADLMQKLDSHLQEMDSKIKELKETISQKDSELEALRKKPADETKHVVDDNSAEKDKSPFESYVENVRQAKDLFNQIP from the coding sequence ATGGCAAAAAAATTCGACCTGAAACTCAAAGGATATGTTGGCGGATACGACTTCGACTCCAATTATGTAGAGTATATCCTCGAAAAAAGCGAATCGAAAGAAGTAAATGTGCTCATCGACTCGCTGGGAGGAAGTGTCGCCTCTGCTTTTTCTATCTGTGAGGCATTCCGCCGACATGGAAATGTTAAAGTCCATTATGTCGGTATGAATGCCAGCGCTGCGACGATAGCATCGCTGGGAGCCAAGCACATCAGCATAGCGACATCGGGCATGTATCTCGTTCACAAATGCAGCACGGTGATAGCCAAGTGGGCTAGTCTGAACGCCGATCAGCTTCGCCAGTTGATCGAGGAGTATGACAAACAGAAAAAGGACATGGAGAAGATCGACCTCAATATCGCCGCCATGTATGCCGACAAGTGTAAAAAAGACAAACAAGCACTGCTCGACCTGATGAAGGTCGGAGGGTGGCTCACGGCGCAAGAGGCACTCGACTGGGGATTCGTCGACGAGATCTGTGATCTCCCTGGCGATGTCACTCCCAAAGTAACCGCCCAGGTGATCGAGGATCTGTCGGAAGCTGGCATTCCTTTGCCATTCTCTGTACAAGAGAGAAACGACTCTCGCGTGGACAAGATATTCTCTCTGTTCGCTTCTTTTTTCCGCTCCAATACTCAACATCAACAATCTAGTGTAACAATGAACAAAAAATTCCAATCGATTATCGGGTGTCTCGAGATCGAGGCAATCGAAGAGAGCGACGGGAAATTCCATCTTTCCGCCGATCTCATGCAAAAACTTGATTCCCATCTCCAAGAGATGGATTCGAAAATTAAAGAACTGAAAGAGACTATTTCTCAAAAGGACTCAGAACTCGAAGCCCTTCGCAAAAAGCCCGCAGATGAAACGAAACATGTCGTCGACGACAATTCGGCAGAGAAGGATAAATCTCCATTCGAATCGTATGTCGAAAACGTACGACAAGCAAAAGATTTGTTTAACCAAATTCCTTAA